A stretch of DNA from Aciduliprofundum sp. MAR08-339:
ATTAATTCGCATGGGCTTTCCCTTACGGTTTATCTCCTCAATCGTTATATTCCCAATTATGCTGGCACCATCCTCCTCGGGGCGAAGTTTGAAATCCTCCCGCATGAAACCCGTTATGACCTCAAGGTCCTCTGCGAGTTTGTTGCTCTCATCCTGTGAGTGGAACTTCGCCAAGCCCCATCCTTCAGATATGTAGTACATCTCCCTCAGTGTGGAGGATTTCTTATCCCTGATCATCTCCTTGATGAATTCCATAACGTAGAGGGTGCGGAGGAGCATGTAAGCACCATCCAGTTTCTTAGCGCTCCTGGTAATTTTTGCCCCTCCATACTTCCACACCCCGTATCTTGAGTTGAAAACTATGTTATTCCTGTTCCTGGCTGCAAGTTTCATCTTTGGAATTTCTCCTCTGGCAAGATCCTCGTATATCTCCTCGGCAATGCGATAAAGCCTTTCCAGGGCCTCCTGACTACTCATTCTCTCACCTCTTCCTCAAATTCATCCTCTAGATCCTCCTCTTCAACATCATCTTCTTCAACGATTTCCTCAATCTCGCTTAACTTTATGTTCCAGTCTCCTGGCAAGGGCTCAGCACCTATCACAATATTTGGATTTATGCCATCCACATAGTAATTTGTCTCCCCGTACCTATCGGCATCCTCCAGCACAAAGTAGAGATGTCTGTATGATACGGGTGCGATGTTCACCTCCCATTTCACATAATCTTCCTCCGCAATTCCATCGGTATCTACAAGATTTCCCAGTGGATAGTCCCCATAAAGGGTGAAGTGCAAAGCCCTAGAAGTGTAGTTGGCCACCTTAACATTCACCCTTATCCTTGCATCCTCCTTCACAATCTCCTCGTCTATCCAGACAACATTCATTATCTTTGATATCACAGGCTCCAGTTTAGGCACGGGCTTCTCCACAATTTCCGCGCTTTTTCTGGCTATCTCAGGCAGGATCTTTGTGACGAGGAAGAACTTCTCGGTCATCTTGCTCTTGCGTTGCTTTTTCACATTGTACAGGCGAAGCTGCCTGCCGAGAGCCTTTAGGGCGAGTTCAATCTCCTCCCTTATCTCGGGTACCTCGGCTATGGCCTCCTTGGCCTCTGATGTGAATGGAACCCGCGTGGATGCCACATGCACGAGAATTATGGCAGGTCCGACGGGAATGCCCTGCCCACCCCTCTGCTCAAGTCCATATCTACGCCAGTCCACGCTGCCTATGGCCTTGGTTATCACATCGGCACCCTGCTGGTAGAGTAGGGGAACCCTGTTTGCAAATCTCAATATTCGTACGGGCTGATCTTTTGGCAACTCTCCCCCATAAACCATACCCGCCTCCACAATGAAGGGATTTCCGCTGTAAACCTTGGGTTCCCTTGTCACTGGCTGGGCGTAGAAACTCGGTCTGAGGGATCCAAGAACATTTTTAAGGCCTTTCTTTATGAGCGTCTCGCCTATGGGTGAGAGGCAATCTGTGGGCGGAGCCATGAGCTTTACCTTACGAAATGCATCAAGAAGTCTCTTGGCTTCCTCTATGCTTAGCTCCTGGGGCCTCATCTCCCCGTAAAGATATGCCTTCTTGCATATCTCCTCCGCAACCTTTGGACTCACCCTGCTGAATTCGGTGGTTAGAAATGATGTAAGGCGATAGGCCTTGGTGTTCCTGGCCATGTTGAGCAATTCTCCCAATTCAATACCATGGGGATGCGGTTTTATCTCCCTTGTTGGAGGTGGCAACTTATCCGTGGCACGCTTAAAAATTGTCCTCTTTCCATCAGGCTCCACGAAAGTTATCTGGGCGTGGGGATTGACAATTGCAGTTTGCTGCAGATATTCATAAACGCTCTGCTTGCCACGAACATATCTCGCCCTTATAACAACTTCTATCCTCGTTCCATGCTCCCTATCCCATAGGAGGGGGCTCTCCTTTATTATGCGAGGGGCATTTTTCTTGGTATCTATGGACAGGATCACCTCGTAGGCAACCTCCTCCTCCGAAATCTTGGAGACCACACGGGCTGGCTTGCCGGTTGTGAGTTGACCGTAGAGCACAACGGCGCTTATGCCTATGCCCTGCTGCCCCCTTGATTGCCTTATGGCATGAAATCTTGAGCCGTAAAGGAGCTTGCCGAAAACGAGGGGTATGTTTCTGCGTATTATTCCGGGCCCATTATCCTCCACAACTATCCTGTATTCATCTCTTCCCATCTGATCAATTTCCACATAAATATCAGGAAGAATCTGCGCTTCCTCGCAGGCATCTAAAGCGTTATCAACAGCCTCCTTCACGCTCACAACAAGAGCCTTGGTCAAGGAGTCAAAGCCCAGAATCTGCTTGTTCTTCTCAAAAAATTCGGCTACGCTTATTTCTCTCTGCTTCCTCGCCATTTTGTGTGCAATACCCATAGCGCATCCCATTGCCAATATGCATACACATTTAAATTATTTCTCCACAACAAACAGGAAAAATCTGGATATGGGGCAAAGCCTCCAGTGGGCCCGCCCGGGTTCGAACCGGGGACCTTCGCCTTGTAAGGGCGACGTCATAACCACTAGACCACGGGCCCCTATAAGGCAATAGGAAAAGCCTTTATAATCTTTTCTGAGGGGCAATTTTAAAAAGGATGAGTACAATCACTGTACAATGCCCTTGAAACTAACAGTACCCCAGAAAATACTGGTTCATCTTTACGCTTACGGAAAGTACGGGGATAGGTACGAGTACCCTGTGGAGATGACCCAACAGGGAATTGCAAATGGCATTGGCATATCCGTGACCCACGTGCCCAGAAACATAAAAAAACTCATTGAAGAAGGGCTCGTTGAATCTAAGAAGGGGCATGTTAAGGGCAAGAAAAAGAGGGTCAGCATTTACTTTTTAACCTCCAGAGGAATCATAAGGGCCCAGGAGATCATAAAAAATCTGGATAAAGAGAAAATTGAGGCTCAGGGAAAATACATGAGCATAGGGGAGGTGAGGGAACTAACGGGAAAAAGCACGATGGAGATAATAAGGGCCATTGAAAGGGGAGAGAAAATAAGACTGGGGACGGATAAAAGAGTTGTATTCTTCGAGGAGGATTTTAAATACGAGAGATTTGTGGATAGGGAAGAAGAACTCCGGATAATGAAGGAATGGTACAGCAATGGCAGGGTTCTGAGCATCGTGGGTCCTAGAGGCATAGGAAAAACAGCACTGGTTAAGGAATTCATAAATCGTGCGGATATATACATCGGGATTGTGTGGCTCAAACTCTACGACGGTAGAACCTGGAAATCCATAAGGGAGTTATTCCAGCATCTCTTTGGAAGGGACAAAGTTCTGGATTGCCTTAGGAACTCTCCCATTCTTCTAATTTTCGACAATTACCACATGGTGGACGATGATTTTGTGGAGGCCATGCGAGCACTTATAGATGAGGACATAGGTGAGAGCAGGATAATCGTAACCATGCCTTCAGCCACACCCTTCTACAACAGATTCTACTCATTGAGGGATGTTCAGGATGGAAAGGTTGTTGAGATAAACCTGGGAGCCCTTGACTATGAGGATGCGAGGAAGCTCCTTCCAGATGTAAGGGAGGATTCCTTCAAACGCATATATCAGCTGACCAACGGAAATACCAGGCTTCTGGTTATGCTTGCAAAGGGCACATTGAGAGCGGGCAGCAGCGTGCCCCTGACTGCGGAGACTATACACATGCTAAACTACCTTGCAGAGCAGAAAAATTGAAAAGTTTTAAATTTGACCGTTTAGATTTCTCCATGTGAAGAAGAGAGAGAACCTTGTGGAACAACTTGCAAAAAAAGGGATATGTGCAGTGTGTAAGGGCACAAAGATGCTCTGTGGCAAGAGTGAGTGCCCGCTTCTGGTAAGATACTACTCCATGCTCAAAACAAAAAAGAATCTGAAAAAGGATATCTACGGCTCTTCTCCCCCAGGAGTGTTCGTCGGAAGGTACGGGTATCCAAAGGTCAACGTTGGGCCACTTGTACCTCCCGAAATAGGAGATACGGAATACATGGATATGCCCCAATTCTGGATAGATATGAGCGTTAAGGAATTTGCAGAGATGAGAACATCCCTAGTGAGGGGCATGAAAAAGATTAATGTGAACGAAGCAAAGGATCCATCCTATTTTCTCCTGTCTCTGCAGGAACTTAGCATGGCCGATAGGCATGTGGATTCCGAAGTTTCGTTTGAGAAGGTACCTCAGGGACGCGTGTTGGTGGGAAGCGAGGTGCAGCCCTTCGGTCCTGCGGGAAAATTGAAGAGATTGGAGCACGACAATGTGAAGGTGAACTCAAAATTGGAGAGGGTTTACTACGATGAGATTCCGGCTAAAGATGCAGTTATAGAACTCTACAAAGAGGGACTGAATGTTTCTCTGATTCAGAGAGCTTTCAGCATGGGCACAATGGGTATAGAGAGAAAAATCGTGCCCACCAGATGGAGCATAACGGCGGTGGATGATACCCTCTCAAAGGAACTCGTGAATAAGGTCAAAGGGTTCCCCATAATAGAGCAACCTCTTGCTTTCAAATCCTACAAAATGGGAAACCTATTCCTCGTTATTTTCCTGCCCCGCCCCTGGAGTTACGAACTTGTGGAAGCGTGGTATCCAGGAACCCTTTGGAACCCCTATGGAAAAAGGACGTTCATGGTATCAAGCCACGAATTCTATGGGGGAAGAAGGAAGTATGCGGAGATTGGAGGTTGCTACTACGCCGCACGCCTTGCAGTATCCGAGAAATTGGTTGAGATGAAAAGGCAGGCCGAGGTCATAGTTCTGCGTGAGGCACAGCCGGATTACATCATGCCTGTTGGAGTGTGGCATGTGCGTGAAAATGTGAGAAATGCAATGCGCAGCGAGCCCTTAAAATTCGATACGGAGATGGAAGCGGTGAATTACGCCCTATCCCAGTTCCACATACGGAGGGATGCATGGTTTAAGGGTTCCACCCTCCTGCAGAGATTTGCATACCAGAGGAGGCTTGAGGACTTTGAAGTACATTGAGATCCATGTAAAGCATGCCCTTTCAAAATCAAAACTCAAAAACACAGATTACGCCCTCAATCCGTACAGGGGGTGTGAGCACAGGTGTGTGTACTGCTACGCCCCATACGTGCTCCACATACCCCTTGAAGAGTGGAACAGCACGGTTTACGTTAAGAGGAACCTGCCCACAGTACTGGATAAGGAATTAAGGAGAAAAAAGGGACATGTTGAGGTGGGCACAGTCACCGATGCCTATCAACCGGCGGAGCGAAGGTACGAAATAACGAGAATGTCCCTTGAGGTTCTAAAAAAGCACAATGCCAACATATCCATACTCACAAAATCCTCGCTTATACTTAGAGATAAAGACATCCTGGAAAATATGAACGCGGAAATAGGGGTGACCATAACAACTCCCGTTGATGCTCTGCGAAAGAAAATTGAGCCCTACGCATCGCCTGTGGACGAGAGAATGCAGGTTCTTGAGGAGTTCGCAGGGAGAAACATAACCTACGCCTTCATAGGGCCAATATTTCCCAGACTTCTGATTCCTTACCTCAAGGAATTACTGGCCCTTCTTAGAAAAATCGGTGTTGATTATGTTATCTTTGACAGATTCAGGATGAAAAAGGGAATGCATGTACCGGATTTTTTAATGTACGGAGAGGATGATCTGAAAATAAAAATAAACAGGATTGCAAAAAACTCTGGGTTGAAATACTATTTCGGGTGGTGATCATCGGTCGTATTGGTCCTCAACGCGCACAGTATCCTCAGGATGGGGCGTGGAATACTCGTAGAGAAGCATGTTCTCCGCTGCAACTATCCTGTGCTTCTTTCCCGGAGGTATGCGCAGAACGTCTCCTTCACGCACAACATGTTTCTCCCCCTCTATCTCTATGTACCCGCTTCCGTACTTGATGTGCATTGTCTCATCCTTCCTTGGATGGTAATGCAGGGATGTACTGTACCCCTTGCGAAGGTAGAGTTCCTTCACCATGTACTTGTCCGTGAGAATGACAACCTTCTCGTAGCCCCAAGGCTTGTCCTCACGGTTCTTGTACTCGGCACGTACCCTTTCAAGATCCTTCAGACTATCCACACTCTGCCAGAAAACATTGTCCTCCCTGAAAACGTAGGCACGGCGCATTTCGGCAAGAAGAGGAAACACCGTACGCTCAACCGCCTTATCCGTATACTCCCTCTCAAAATAGGGATAGGCCTCCTTCTTTATGTAGTACAATCCAGCGTTTATGTAATAATCAAGAAGGGGTTTTTCCCTGAAGGATAGGATCAGATCGTCCTTGAAATCTATAACCCCATAGGGAGAGCGCATTCTCGTAACCGCTATGGTGAGCAGTGCATTTTCATTGCGCTCTGCACTCTCAATCATCTCTCTTATGTTGAAATCAGCCACCACGTCCCCGTTCCTGACCACAGAGTCATCATCCATGTTTGAAAAAGCATTTGCAAGGGCCCATAGCGTACCGCGGGGCTCATCCTCCACAAGGTAATGAATGCGCATGCCTTTCCACTCCTCGCCATACCTCTCCCTTATTCGATCCCACAGATACCCCACAAGGAGATAAACCTCATCCACACCCGCATACTTCAAATCAAGAATCTGCTTATCCAGAATCGTGTAATTTTCCTTTATCTCTACGAGAGGTTTTGGCACGTAATCAGTTATGGGCTTCAGTCTCTTTCCGTATCCTCCGGCAAGTATCACACCTACAACCATACTATCGCCTCATGTATCCCTTTATCGTGCTCCATGCATATTTTCCAAGGTTAAAAACATTGTTGAAATTTGAGGTCTCAGCATGGAGATAGAGCATGCAACTTCTTTTACACGCATACATTGTTTTCCTTGCCCTTTTAGCCTCATCTGAAAGGAGTATACTCTCCAGATCCTTCTCCAGCAAATTACCAACCTTCCAGCCAATCACGCTGCACGGATAAACTATATCCCCATTTGCCTCTATCATCACGGAAAATGACTTGCAGGTATAGGTCCTTAACAGGCTATCTATGAAAGCGTCGCTCGTTACAATCGTGCTTCCAAACTCCTTTTTCAGTTTCAGGAGTTCATCGTGTATTTCCCTCTTGTCAGGGCTCAAATTTTCGGCCCCTGGAAGGTAAACCGCTGGCATGAGAAGTATCCTTGCACCTGCCTCATGGGCCCTTTCAACCTTCCAGCGTATGGCCTTCACATCGTTCCTCGTAACCACGGTTTGCACCGTTATTTTTATGCGCGATGTATACCTAGGAAGTTCGTCAAAGAGGTACAGATTGTTGTGACCCTCATCAATGGATATGTGGAGAAAATCAAGGTACTTGGCAAACTCCTCAAGGGGCAATTTGTGAAGAAGGGTACCGTTTGTGGTCATGAACAGGTAGAATGAGCGGTCATGGGCGTACTTCACTATGTCCAGAATGTCCCTGCGCAATGTTGGCTCTCCACCCTCAAGGCTCAAAACTGTAACCGTGCTATCGGCAAGTCTGTCAATTATCCTGAAAATATCCTTCGTGGGCAAATCGGGAGTTCTATCACGCCAAACATTGCAGAATGGACACTGCATATTGCATCTGTGGGTAACCTTGAATGATCCGTACACGGGCCTGTCGTAATCAAGATAGGATTTCAGGAACCATTTTATCGCCCTCAAATTGCGATTCACCTTGGGAGATAAATTTTAATGTATAAGGTATTTTTCCTCTATGCTCATTGTAAGTTTTGACTGCTACGGTACCATAATTGATTGGGAGAGGGGAATAGTTAACACCATAAGAAAGGTCTTCCCAAATTCGCATCTTAGCTATGCACAAATCCTGAATATGTACGCGGAAATAGAGTCAAAACTGGAGAAACACTACAGACCCTACAGAGAGATACTGAGGGATGTTATGATTGAATTTGCAAATTCGCTGAACAGGGAGATTTCCTCAGAAGAGGAACTTGCCCTGGTGAAAAGTTTACCCAAATGGCCTGCATTTGATGATTCAAGGAATGCGCTTAGGAGGATAAAGAACCTGGCAAAAATAGCAATAATATCCAACGTGGACAATGATCTCATCGCCAAGACCATTGAAAACCTGGGGGTGAAATTTGATTTTGTCATAACAGCAGAGATGGTGGGCGCGTACAAGCCCTCACTCAGTGTCTTTAAATATGCCCAGAGGGTCTTCAACGTTACAAGAAACGAATGGCTCCATGCGGCACAGAGCGTTTACCACGACATTGCCCCATGCAGGAAACTGGGAATAAAAACGGCACTCATAAAGCGCAGGGGTCACGGAGCCACCCCAAAGGCAAAAGGTGATGGAGATCTCTCCTTCAACGATCTCTCGGAGTTGGCTGATTTTTTAGAGCGTCTCAAATAAGTTTATGTACGAGTAATTTTTTAGGTAGGTGGTGATGGGTTTGAAAGAAAAGGTCAGGGACATTATGTCAAGAAATCCAGTATGTGTCAAGGCACCTGGAACTAAGAAGGATGTGCTTCGCACCCTGGTGAGGTACAACATAACGGGCGTGCCCGTCGTGAATGAGGAGGGAAAACTTCTTGGTATAGTTTCCCGCAGAGACATATTTGAAAATCCGGGGGAGGAGCAGGTTGCGCTTCTTATGAGGAGGGATGTGCCCACCGTTAGTGAGGATGACACCATTGAATACGCTGCATCGGTCATGCTGAGATACGGAAGGAGGCACATAGTTGTTGTTGATGAGGAGAGAAATGTAATAGGAATACTCACACCCCAGGACTTCCTCAGTGTTGTGGAAGAGCGCAGAATATCAGAACCCGTGGAGAAATACATCACCAAGCCATGTTTCCCCCTGCACAAATGCACCCCACTGCCCGTTGTGTTCTGCGCCATGAGCCTTTCCTCACTTCCCGCTTTCCCCGTGGTGGACGACGACGGGAAACTCATAGGAATAGTCACCGACAGGGATCTGTTTGAGAAGGCCGAGGTTGATAAGAGCGTGGCAATTTCGGAACTGGGACTCGGGGACGATGAAGATTCCTGGAACTGGGAAGGATTAAGAAATGTGATCAAACTCTTCTACATGGAGGAGAAGGTCAATCTTCCAAAGATTCCGGTTGAAGAGGTCATGATCAAGAACCCCGTATCCATATTCTCAAAATCTCCCGCATGGGAGGCAGCAAGAATAATGCGCAAAAACAATTTCTCCCAGCTACCTGTGAGAAATACGCACGATGACCTGATCGCCATGATCTTCGACAGTGATCTGGTTGCATCCCTCGTGGGTGTGAATTATGAGTGATGTGCGAGTTAGCATAATGGAAATTGCCAAGCGGAGGGGTTTTTACTGGAAGGCCTACGAGATATACGGAGGACTGAGCGGCTTCTACGATTATGGACCCCTTGGAGCACTCATCAAGGAGAACCTGCTCCGCCTGTGGAGGAAGGAATTTGTCATCAAGGACGGACTACTCATGCTTGATGGGCCTAATATTGGGCCAGAACTGATGTACATTGCCTCAGGTCACGCGGAGAAGTTCACGGATTATATGGTTACTTGCAAGAAATGCGGCCATTCGTTCAGGGCGGACGAACTTTTGAAAGGAATAGTTGAAAACCCGGAAAAACTTGACGAGAAGGGGCTGAAGAGAGCGATAAAGGAGAACAACGTGCGCTGCCCCGATTGCGGTGGAGAGCTAACTGACCCTGAAAGATTTCACCTGATGTTCCCCACAAAGGTGGGACTGGATAAAAACGCCTTTTTACGCCCAGAAACCGCACAGGGGATATTTGTGAATTTCTCCATAATGTATCGTCTCAACAGAGAAAAATTGCCATTTGGAGTTGCCCAGATCGGAAAGGGGTTTAGGAACGAAATAAGCCCGCGTCAGGGACTCTTGAGGTTGAGAGAGTTCAACATGGCCGAAATTGAACTTTTTGTTGACCCATACGAAATCACATTGCCTGGAGAAATAGATGATGTTGAGATTTCACTTCTCACCAGAGATGGAGAGAATTTAAGAGTTAAGGTTAAAGAAGCCATTGAAAAACAGATTATGAGCCCATACATTGCGTACTATATGGGGAAAATTTTGAATTTTCTCAATAAACTGGGTATAGATCTCAAGCGTGTTAGATTCAGGCAGCATTTCAAAGAGGAACTTGCCCACTACGCCAGGGATACCTGGGATTGCGAGATTCTCCTCTCATCTGGATGGACTGAGGTAATAGGCATTGCCGATCGCGGAGATTACGATTTGCGCAGGCATATGACCTACTCAGGAAGGGATTTGACAGCCCTGCGCAGATTCAAAGAGCCAAAAAAGATAAAAATAAAAAAACTCAGGCCCAGAATGGAGATCCTGGGCCCCATGTTCAAGGGCGAGGCAAAGAAGATCGCTGAGATCATAGAGGAAATGGAGTTCACCGACGGAAACCTGGAAGTGGATCTCAACGGAAGAAGGGTAAAAATACCGCAGGATGCCTACGAGGTCGTGATCGAAGAGGAGACGATAGGTGGTGAGAGGTTCATTCCCAACGTTATTGAACCCTCATTTGGAATTGATAGGCTTATTTACTCCCTTCTTGAGCATGCCTACTACGAGCGGGAGGATTCTGGATACAAGGTGCTGAGACTCAAACCCATAATTGCACCTCTCAAGGTCGGTGTCTTTCCCCTTATGGCAAAGGACAACCTGGACGATGTGGCAAGGGAGATACTTACAATTTTGAGAAGTGGCGGCATAAACTCCTACTACGACGATTCGGGCTCCATAGGACGAAGATACGCCCGCGCAGACGAAATAGGGGTGCCCTTCTGCATAACCGTGGACTATCAAACATTGAAGGACAGGACAGTGACGGTCAGAGAAAGGGATAGTGCAGAGCAGAAGAGAATCCCCATAGAAAAACTGCCAGAGATCATAAAGCAGCTTGTTGAGGAGCAGGTGAAATTCTCGGAGATATGAATTTATAAATATCGCCTCGCCTTTTCAAATTTATGGAAGATTTTGCCAGGGTTCTGGCTTCACTTCTTGGAGACGTGGAGTGCAGGGAGAATTCGGCCATAGCGTTCTCAGGTGGGTTGGACAGCGGCATACTGGCGTATATTTTAAAAGACTGCAAACCGAATCTTTACACCGTTGGAGTTGAGGGTTCCAAAGACTTTGAAAATGCAAAAACCGCTGCAAATGTCCTTAACATGCCTCTGAAATTGATTGAAATTGATGAGTATGATCTCATTGAAGGCATATTATTTCTGAAGAGAATTGAGCCAGATATAAGTGCCGTGGAAATTTCATTCGAACTGCCACTTTACTTCGTATGCACAAATGCTGATGAGCGCATTATTTACACAGGTCAGGGAAGTGATGAGTTGTTTGGAGGTTACCACAAATACCTGGAGCATGGGGAACTGATGAAGGATGATATAAAAACTCTGCTGGAAAAAACCAGACCAAGGGAGATAAGGATGGCCACGTTGCTGAGCAAGGAACTCATAACTCCATATCTGGATTCGCGAATCATAGAGTTCTCCGAAAACATACCCATGGATATGAAAATAAGAAACGGCACGAGAAAATGGATACTCAGAGAAGCCGCAAAAATTCTAGGTGTGCCCAAGGAGATAGTGGAGAGGGAGAAAAAGGCGGCACAGTACGGCTCAGGTATATGGAAAATGATGAAGATGATGGCAAAAAAGAGAGGTGAGAGTGTGGAGGAATTAGTAAAATCCCTATAATTCCACTCCCATCTTTTTGCTCAGGTTCTCAATTATATCCTTAACCATTGCCTCCATATCATAATCGGGCTTCCAGTTCCATTCCTCCCTTGCAGTAGAATCGTCCAGACTTCTTGGCCAAGAATCTGCTATCTTCTGCCTGTAATCGGGCCTGTATTCTACCTCAAAATCAGGGACGTACTTTCTTATCTCCTCCACTAAATCCTTGGGGGCAAAGCTCATGGCCTGCACATTGAAATCTGTGCGATGCCTTAGATTCTCACTTGGAGCGTCTGCCAGCATGGTAATGGCCTTGATTGCATCTGGCATGTACATCATTGGAAGCACAGTATCCTCCCTAAGGAAGCATACATACTTCTCCCCCCTCAGGGCATAATGGAAAATTTCAACTGCATAATCGGTTGTGCCTCCACCGGGCATAGCGTTCCAGCTTATTATTCCTGGATAGCGCACACCGCGAACATCAAGCCCGTACTTCTCCCAGTAATAGAGACCCAGAAGTTCCCCTGTGACCTTGCTTATACCATACATTGTCCTTGGTCTGAGAACCGTGTCATTGGGTGTGTTATCCTTCGGAGTCTCGGGTCCGAAGGCAGCTATGGAGCTGGGAACCATTATGCGCTCGAGGGAATACTCTCTGCCTGCCTCAAGAATATTATACAGGCCTATTATATTGACCTTGAATGCCAGTTGCGGATTCTGCTCTCCCTTGGCAGATAGGATGGCCGCGAGGTGGTAAATCGTGTCTATATCCTCTTTCTCTATCACCCTGTCAAGCATTTTTCTATCCATTATGTCAAGTTTTACAAAGGGGCTAAGATCTTCCAGATTTTCAGGTTCCCTTATATCCGCCACAATAACATTATCTCTGCCATACTTTTTCCTGAGAAATGGAACCAGAGAGGAGCCAATTTGCCCTAAGCCACCGGTCACGAGAATCCTTCTCATTTTTATTCACCGATGGGGTATAGATCAATTAGAATTAAACATTTCGTCTTTTCCACAGGGCAAGCAGGAATACTGCAAATAAGAAGATTGAGCAGGGTTCTTAAGAGGCTTG
This window harbors:
- the glyS gene encoding glycine--tRNA ligase, giving the protein MSDVRVSIMEIAKRRGFYWKAYEIYGGLSGFYDYGPLGALIKENLLRLWRKEFVIKDGLLMLDGPNIGPELMYIASGHAEKFTDYMVTCKKCGHSFRADELLKGIVENPEKLDEKGLKRAIKENNVRCPDCGGELTDPERFHLMFPTKVGLDKNAFLRPETAQGIFVNFSIMYRLNREKLPFGVAQIGKGFRNEISPRQGLLRLREFNMAEIELFVDPYEITLPGEIDDVEISLLTRDGENLRVKVKEAIEKQIMSPYIAYYMGKILNFLNKLGIDLKRVRFRQHFKEELAHYARDTWDCEILLSSGWTEVIGIADRGDYDLRRHMTYSGRDLTALRRFKEPKKIKIKKLRPRMEILGPMFKGEAKKIAEIIEEMEFTDGNLEVDLNGRRVKIPQDAYEVVIEEETIGGERFIPNVIEPSFGIDRLIYSLLEHAYYEREDSGYKVLRLKPIIAPLKVGVFPLMAKDNLDDVAREILTILRSGGINSYYDDSGSIGRRYARADEIGVPFCITVDYQTLKDRTVTVRERDSAEQKRIPIEKLPEIIKQLVEEQVKFSEI
- a CDS encoding asparagine synthase C-terminal domain-containing protein, whose amino-acid sequence is MEDFARVLASLLGDVECRENSAIAFSGGLDSGILAYILKDCKPNLYTVGVEGSKDFENAKTAANVLNMPLKLIEIDEYDLIEGILFLKRIEPDISAVEISFELPLYFVCTNADERIIYTGQGSDELFGGYHKYLEHGELMKDDIKTLLEKTRPREIRMATLLSKELITPYLDSRIIEFSENIPMDMKIRNGTRKWILREAAKILGVPKEIVEREKKAAQYGSGIWKMMKMMAKKRGESVEELVKSL
- a CDS encoding NAD-dependent epimerase/dehydratase family protein; protein product: MRRILVTGGLGQIGSSLVPFLRKKYGRDNVIVADIREPENLEDLSPFVKLDIMDRKMLDRVIEKEDIDTIYHLAAILSAKGEQNPQLAFKVNIIGLYNILEAGREYSLERIMVPSSIAAFGPETPKDNTPNDTVLRPRTMYGISKVTGELLGLYYWEKYGLDVRGVRYPGIISWNAMPGGGTTDYAVEIFHYALRGEKYVCFLREDTVLPMMYMPDAIKAITMLADAPSENLRHRTDFNVQAMSFAPKDLVEEIRKYVPDFEVEYRPDYRQKIADSWPRSLDDSTAREEWNWKPDYDMEAMVKDIIENLSKKMGVEL